One genomic region from Jilunia laotingensis encodes:
- a CDS encoding site-specific integrase, whose amino-acid sequence MQRNYFSILFFIRRTRLLKNGEAPIGLRITVNGQRAEMQIKRSVAEERWNASKGCVTGKDRKALELNQYLESVRTKIYQIHRELLQDGKPITAFTMIQKFNGEGEAPKMLLEVFREHNKKYRELIDRDYVKGTVLRYERTVRYLEEMLQSQYNLKDIPLKELNHEFVLNFEHFVKVQKSCAQNAAVKYLKNLKKITRLALVNKWIADDPFTEIRFHQTQSNRDFLTEEELNAIINKKVDIPRLETVRDIFVFCALSGLAFTDAQHLTPEHITQDSNGDYWIRKPREKTNNMCNIPLLDIPRMIAEKYKNHPECIKKGVVLPVPSNQRMNSYLKEIADVCGIKKALSTHIARHTFCHYYYIVIYPIVIQPVMISIFKKGNDLATCYLPLFSQFYIISNNRYKSRTNIPYNKITDL is encoded by the coding sequence ATGCAAAGAAACTATTTCTCGATTCTCTTCTTTATCAGAAGAACAAGACTGTTGAAAAACGGCGAAGCACCCATCGGGCTGCGAATCACCGTAAACGGACAACGTGCCGAAATGCAAATCAAGCGCAGTGTTGCCGAAGAGCGTTGGAACGCATCCAAGGGATGTGTGACAGGAAAAGACCGCAAAGCGTTGGAACTGAATCAGTATCTGGAATCTGTCAGGACGAAGATTTATCAGATACATCGCGAACTGCTGCAAGACGGCAAGCCTATCACGGCTTTCACCATGATACAGAAGTTCAATGGTGAGGGCGAAGCTCCCAAGATGCTCTTGGAGGTATTCCGTGAACATAACAAGAAGTACAGGGAACTGATTGACCGTGATTATGTGAAAGGCACGGTTTTGAGATACGAAAGAACTGTCCGCTATCTGGAGGAAATGCTTCAAAGCCAATACAACCTGAAAGACATTCCGTTGAAAGAGTTAAACCATGAGTTCGTACTGAACTTTGAACACTTTGTAAAGGTGCAGAAGAGCTGCGCCCAAAATGCGGCTGTCAAGTATCTGAAGAATTTAAAGAAAATTACACGCCTTGCGTTGGTCAACAAATGGATTGCCGATGACCCGTTCACTGAAATCCGTTTTCACCAGACACAGAGCAACCGTGATTTCTTGACGGAAGAGGAACTCAATGCCATCATCAATAAAAAGGTTGATATACCACGCCTTGAAACCGTCCGTGATATTTTTGTCTTTTGTGCGCTGAGTGGTTTGGCGTTCACAGACGCACAGCATCTGACACCGGAGCATATCACACAAGACAGCAACGGGGACTATTGGATTAGAAAGCCGCGTGAAAAGACAAACAATATGTGCAACATTCCCTTGCTGGACATTCCACGGATGATTGCAGAGAAATACAAGAACCATCCCGAGTGCATCAAAAAGGGAGTAGTATTGCCTGTTCCGTCCAATCAGCGAATGAACAGTTACCTCAAAGAGATAGCGGACGTGTGCGGCATCAAGAAAGCGTTAAGCACGCATATAGCTCGGCACACCTTTTGCCACTACTATTACATTGTGATTTATCCTATTGTAATACAGCCCGTTATGATAAGTATTTTTAAAAAGGGTAATGACTTAGCAACGTGCTATCTACCTTTATTTTCTCAATTCTACATCATTTCAAATAACCGATATAAAAGTAGAACAAATATTCCATACAACAAAATAACAGACCTTTAA
- a CDS encoding LytR/AlgR family response regulator transcription factor, translated as MANSNSLKSGNNPLKCLIIDDELVAIKIIATNIEKLDFLIVEDTCSSAIEAADILKRKEIDLMFLDINMPYLSGLDFLESLNKAPLTIITTAYSEYALDGFRLHVVDYLLKPFAFQRFFQAVQIALDLFNSRVSLQNNTDDKSDVMYIRQGDTFQRINWEDILFVETMQNYLKLHFKEKTFIIHQTMASLEDMLPKDTFFRIHKSYLVNTSRIETVAGGRLFIEGKEIPISKHKKEDFLNTVIYKKLASK; from the coding sequence ATGGCAAACTCAAATTCCTTGAAATCAGGTAATAATCCTTTAAAATGCTTGATTATTGATGATGAATTAGTTGCTATTAAGATTATAGCAACTAATATAGAAAAATTAGATTTTCTTATCGTTGAAGATACTTGTTCTTCGGCAATTGAAGCAGCAGATATTCTTAAAAGAAAAGAGATTGATTTAATGTTTCTTGATATTAATATGCCCTACCTTTCAGGACTTGACTTTTTAGAGTCTTTGAATAAAGCACCACTAACCATTATAACAACTGCATATTCTGAATATGCTTTAGATGGTTTTCGGTTACATGTAGTAGATTATCTACTTAAACCTTTTGCTTTTCAACGTTTCTTTCAAGCTGTACAAATAGCATTAGATTTATTTAATTCCCGTGTATCATTGCAAAATAATACAGATGATAAATCCGATGTTATGTACATTAGGCAAGGAGATACATTTCAAAGAATAAATTGGGAAGATATACTGTTTGTAGAAACGATGCAGAATTATTTGAAATTGCATTTTAAAGAAAAGACATTCATCATTCATCAGACAATGGCATCTTTGGAAGATATGCTACCTAAAGATACTTTCTTTAGAATACACAAGTCTTATCTTGTTAATACCTCTCGCATAGAAACTGTTGCGGGTGGACGACTTTTCATTGAGGGAAAAGAGATACCAATATCAAAGCATAAGAAAGAAGATTTCTTAAATACTGTAATATATAAGAAACTGGCGAGCAAATAA
- a CDS encoding sensor histidine kinase, giving the protein MKNDYSKRYDRFVLLLWVVIAFFVWMKLLNKAPFLEVLSITVCYITPMLIINILLSVYLLPRAMKRKRMDCFALQFIFLSFISASILTSVFWIFRYFEQTGVFLPSNLISTDDTLLSDFVDQLLTAFVVNIAFCGMRFYYEHNKLEKIHLESQLHTLQAQINPHFMFNVLNHIYYYIEKKDDLATTLLLKYTDILRYQLYSGKKESVCIEEEIGFLKNFIDIEKIRWEDKLNVNCSWEIQNKQTKFPPLLLIPLIENAFKHVSRSSNVKGYISIVFEEKAEMISLEVENSKSAIPIEKGKNSGLGLENLKNRLDILYGEKYNLSIQNSEYIYNSKLTILK; this is encoded by the coding sequence ATGAAAAATGACTATTCAAAGAGATACGACCGTTTTGTTCTTCTTTTATGGGTCGTGATTGCTTTTTTTGTGTGGATGAAGCTTTTGAATAAAGCGCCATTCTTAGAAGTATTATCTATAACGGTGTGTTATATTACCCCCATGCTGATTATAAATATCTTATTGAGTGTGTATTTATTGCCAAGAGCAATGAAAAGAAAGAGAATGGATTGTTTTGCATTACAGTTCATCTTTCTGTCTTTCATTTCGGCATCTATATTAACTTCTGTTTTTTGGATATTTAGATACTTTGAACAAACAGGTGTGTTTTTGCCATCTAATTTAATCTCTACGGATGATACATTGCTATCTGATTTTGTAGACCAATTACTAACTGCATTTGTCGTAAATATAGCTTTTTGCGGCATGCGTTTTTACTATGAACATAACAAATTGGAAAAGATACATTTAGAGTCACAATTACACACACTCCAAGCACAGATAAATCCCCACTTTATGTTTAATGTACTCAATCATATTTATTATTACATTGAGAAAAAGGACGATTTAGCAACTACTCTATTATTAAAATATACAGATATACTTCGTTACCAATTATATAGTGGCAAAAAGGAGAGTGTCTGTATAGAAGAAGAAATAGGCTTTTTGAAAAATTTTATAGATATTGAAAAGATAAGGTGGGAAGATAAGTTAAATGTAAATTGTTCATGGGAAATACAGAATAAGCAAACTAAATTTCCCCCTTTATTACTAATCCCATTGATAGAAAATGCTTTTAAGCATGTTTCTCGAAGTTCTAACGTCAAAGGTTATATTAGTATAGTCTTTGAAGAGAAAGCGGAAATGATTTCCCTTGAAGTAGAAAATTCAAAATCAGCAATACCTATTGAAAAGGGGAAGAACTCAGGCTTAGGATTAGAAAACTTAAAAAATCGGTTAGATATATTGTATGGTGAAAAATATAATCTATCAATACAAAATTCAGAATATATATATAATTCTAAACTCACAATTTTGAAATGA
- a CDS encoding DUF6268 family outer membrane beta-barrel protein — translation MKQEKTHEKKIGNCKGSAVVYQGSINIPLLVKNTKYDRPTIWSVGINGAYASLNNKNFTGDYDGMVINEMMNIALGLSYMRPLSEKWSLITSLGAGIYAPSTNLSKIRYKHLLGNVAVLFIRHLKSNMEVGGGIAINSTFGYPMVFPALYFNWNSDGKFNFKISVVDGLNLAAGYDINKFLDLSLVVEMSGQSAFTEKDGEDVTFSHQYFIAGVRPEIKLGNKVSIPITAGMHLIRSGFYSERTLKGMFSNDDYYFQASPYVSAGIKIGF, via the coding sequence ATGAAACAGGAGAAGACTCACGAGAAAAAAATAGGAAATTGCAAAGGGAGTGCTGTTGTTTATCAAGGTAGTATTAATATTCCTTTATTGGTAAAAAACACAAAATATGACCGTCCAACTATATGGAGTGTTGGTATTAATGGAGCATATGCATCACTTAACAACAAGAATTTTACTGGTGACTATGACGGAATGGTTATTAATGAAATGATGAATATCGCATTAGGATTGTCCTATATGCGTCCTTTAAGCGAAAAGTGGAGTTTGATAACAAGTTTAGGAGCAGGTATCTATGCTCCATCTACCAATCTATCAAAAATCAGGTACAAGCATTTATTAGGGAATGTTGCCGTTCTATTTATCAGACATCTAAAATCCAATATGGAAGTCGGGGGCGGTATTGCAATAAATAGCACCTTTGGTTATCCAATGGTATTTCCTGCATTATATTTCAATTGGAATAGTGATGGTAAATTCAATTTTAAAATTTCGGTTGTAGATGGATTGAATTTAGCAGCAGGATATGATATAAATAAATTCTTGGATTTATCCTTAGTTGTAGAAATGAGTGGACAATCAGCTTTTACGGAGAAAGACGGAGAAGATGTAACATTTTCCCACCAATATTTTATTGCAGGGGTTCGTCCAGAAATAAAACTCGGCAATAAAGTGTCTATACCAATAACAGCAGGTATGCATTTAATTCGTTCAGGCTTTTATAGTGAGAGAACACTAAAAGGTATGTTTAGTAATGACGACTATTATTTTCAAGCATCACCTTATGTTTCTGCGGGAATAAAAATTGGTTTTTAA
- a CDS encoding CPBP family intramembrane glutamic endopeptidase, whose translation MKTDLLFRHPIRIFCIANFLTVILIVVTFSFDYIPQWAPGAFAILIILFLKGKSGVYELIKSMSFKFINLKWYLLALIFPILLCYFSYIGISMVEYKEIVNLKLSHSLSDYGTLVFLIILGSCGEELGWRGFMLPQLLKKHSLFTSSLLIGIFWGIWHLNILLGVPVFLYILF comes from the coding sequence ATGAAAACAGATTTATTATTCAGACATCCTATAAGAATATTTTGTATTGCAAATTTCCTTACAGTCATTTTGATTGTTGTTACTTTTTCTTTTGATTACATACCACAATGGGCTCCGGGAGCATTTGCAATTCTAATTATCTTATTTCTAAAAGGTAAATCAGGAGTTTATGAACTAATCAAAAGTATGTCTTTCAAGTTTATAAATTTAAAATGGTATTTACTGGCATTAATATTTCCTATCTTATTATGTTATTTCTCTTATATAGGGATTTCCATGGTTGAATACAAAGAGATAGTTAATTTGAAACTTAGTCATTCGTTAAGTGATTATGGCACATTAGTCTTTCTTATAATATTAGGAAGTTGCGGTGAAGAATTAGGATGGAGAGGCTTTATGCTTCCACAACTTCTAAAAAAACACTCTCTATTTACAAGTAGCCTTTTAATTGGAATATTTTGGGGAATATGGCATTTGAATATTTTATTGGGAGTACCTGTTTTTTTATATATCTTATTTTAG
- a CDS encoding RteC domain-containing protein, whose protein sequence is MCGLSKKKMPYLHLIDEAIGLLNTEMRIVKWRIKYPEQFTQHANKLFLSPLHLTDKTSLVNIMEIVSGLFLSKNIIYQNGKPVHLTDLGKGFEWLFNIKLGDYHQKHEDVTKRKSTKLTEFLNGLITLIRKEHENKGYR, encoded by the coding sequence GTGTGCGGTTTGAGCAAGAAAAAAATGCCCTATTTGCATTTGATTGATGAAGCAATAGGACTGTTGAACACTGAAATGCGCATTGTAAAATGGCGCATTAAATATCCTGAACAATTCACACAGCACGCAAACAAACTATTTCTTTCCCCTCTCCATTTAACTGATAAGACAAGCCTTGTTAATATCATGGAAATAGTAAGCGGCTTATTTCTTTCCAAAAACATCATATATCAGAATGGCAAACCCGTTCACCTGACGGACTTAGGCAAAGGTTTTGAATGGCTTTTTAATATAAAATTGGGTGATTATCACCAAAAGCATGAAGATGTTACAAAACGGAAATCTACTAAATTAACGGAATTTCTTAATGGACTAATAACCCTTATCCGCAAGGAACACGAAAATAAAGGGTATAGATAA
- a CDS encoding helix-turn-helix domain-containing protein, translating to MYVDSYEFKDWMQKLLDKLEEVGKDVKSLQTNPEVMPGDKLLDNQDLCLLFKVSTRTLQRLRSKKMLSFMMISGKAYYRASDVREFIKERFDVGTLRKFEKEHGTDK from the coding sequence ATGTATGTAGATAGTTACGAGTTCAAAGACTGGATGCAAAAGCTACTTGATAAACTGGAAGAAGTAGGTAAAGACGTGAAGAGTTTGCAAACTAATCCCGAAGTAATGCCGGGCGATAAACTTTTGGATAATCAGGACTTATGTCTGTTGTTCAAAGTAAGTACCCGAACATTACAGAGATTGCGAAGCAAAAAGATGCTATCCTTTATGATGATTAGCGGAAAAGCCTATTATCGGGCTTCTGATGTGCGAGAGTTCATAAAGGAAAGGTTTGATGTGGGTACGCTCCGAAAGTTTGAAAAAGAACACGGAACGGATAAATAA
- a CDS encoding site-specific integrase: MASVKVKFRPSTLDGKEGTLYYQVIHNRVVRQIYTDYKLFASEWDCRSEAIVLHRVPNEQERNNYLLSISSRIRSDKDRVNKIIHTLSQSGTFVTDDIVARFQDNKQEQSFNDYLRQQIARLKRLGKIRTSETYTAALRSFSGFMNDKEVLFDQINADLIAEYEAYLKVRGNSPNTISFYMRILKAVYNRAVEYGMTGQRHPFKSVYTGVEKTLKRALSLNDIRRIKGLDLSLKPYLDYARDMFLFCFYTRGMSFIDMAYLRKKDLQNGILSYRRRKTGQQLFIKWEKCMQEIFDKYPVNETEYLLPIITKRGEDYRKQYTNELHRVNHLLKKIGKQLDLPIPLTMYVGRHSWASVAKSHNVPISVISEGMGHDSENTTQIYLASLDTSVVDRANKKILDLL, from the coding sequence ATGGCATCGGTCAAGGTCAAGTTTCGCCCATCCACCTTAGACGGCAAGGAGGGCACACTCTATTATCAGGTAATTCACAACCGTGTGGTCAGACAGATATATACCGACTATAAACTTTTCGCTTCAGAATGGGACTGCCGTTCCGAAGCGATTGTCCTGCATCGTGTCCCGAATGAACAAGAGCGGAACAACTATCTGCTTTCGATAAGCTCACGCATTAGGTCGGACAAAGACAGGGTGAACAAGATTATACACACATTATCCCAATCCGGCACATTCGTGACGGATGATATAGTCGCGCGTTTTCAGGATAACAAACAGGAGCAATCGTTTAACGACTATCTCCGTCAGCAGATAGCAAGACTGAAACGCTTGGGTAAGATACGCACATCGGAAACCTATACGGCGGCACTCCGAAGTTTTAGCGGCTTTATGAATGACAAGGAGGTCTTGTTTGACCAGATTAACGCTGACCTGATAGCGGAATACGAGGCTTATCTGAAAGTCAGAGGTAACTCGCCTAATACCATATCGTTCTATATGCGCATCCTGAAAGCGGTCTATAACCGTGCGGTGGAATACGGAATGACCGGGCAACGGCATCCGTTCAAGTCTGTCTATACGGGAGTGGAGAAAACCCTAAAGCGAGCCTTGTCGCTCAATGACATCAGACGTATCAAAGGGCTTGACTTGTCATTAAAACCCTATCTTGACTACGCCCGTGATATGTTCCTATTCTGTTTTTACACAAGGGGAATGTCGTTCATAGACATGGCTTATCTGAGAAAGAAGGACTTGCAGAACGGTATCCTTTCCTACCGTAGACGAAAGACGGGGCAGCAGTTGTTCATCAAATGGGAAAAGTGTATGCAAGAGATTTTTGACAAATACCCGGTAAACGAAACAGAATACCTTTTACCTATCATCACAAAAAGGGGCGAGGATTATCGGAAGCAATACACCAACGAACTTCATCGGGTGAACCATCTGCTGAAGAAAATCGGGAAACAGTTGGACTTGCCGATACCCTTGACGATGTATGTCGGACGGCACTCTTGGGCAAGTGTCGCCAAAAGTCACAACGTGCCTATCTCCGTCATCAGCGAGGGCATGGGACATGATTCTGAGAATACCACGCAGATTTACCTTGCTTCGCTGGATACTTCTGTGGTGGACAGAGCTAATAAGAAGATATTGGATTTGCTATGA
- a CDS encoding sacsin N-terminal ATP-binding-like domain-containing protein, translating into MTEVEYLESVQRSKNEAHEETMWGKPARDIVTGIGNNNGVDPVRAIWELVQNARDVTSNGRRAKIVFTRRENELVFRHDGIPFTHKTIEALILQTSSKVSSNNVQVGQYGTGFLTTHLFGLKFNLTAPLLTSDEFKRYYKIENFEIDRSATDKDVMKDKLKKQWNKTQDWGKVYAETTDEPYPFTEFRYQHEGDRARLNTAAAFAKAPAMAPYVLMLNNNVESIELVDEIKQESVKFMMAVKEAEYVESLTDGKIYKNKVVRTITNQATNESSDKTFFIYWIASNEQTGDEPKREKVSVILPITEDADGSRRVIRFDKDVPQIFIYLPLLGTEDWGFNFILHSSLFTCDKDSRDSLRLVGNGQNNDDQAESNRQIIELANKLIWQYIIAKHSTLADAKYLLRDSFHTHQSDEELAKYYIELQKAWRKKFETLCIVDGNPSGKNKVSAIKVLDETLSRACEEDASLLDAVYGLINKSKGWTVSRKEDMLYWSNTINRWYRDDTNTYALTIDNLVAAIPALEITIDDVSWLLRLCKYIVNIKRDDLLDTYTLIPNDNFKLQKKTPLVKPIQIDKVVRDLLDVMVPETVETFVHPSFADVCTFTTFGYDKVKSAISTYITEHNSNQNGQRSAIKNQKYQDMLITTKKFDSKPYSDKQYTDNVVKRILGLYKALLKDDAVGIENQLYPLFLEYYSINQNEDIASIDNNLYDFDVRQLFTALIYDSLFRFTVGESKASHATWVKTMVEILYKYQDQRSYLDNYQVYPDQMGVYKYASWLKKKPIDVPDRALEIYDTIIDPNVSVKSELVAKDYQDYFVGTSVLEAITYCNKIEDELEKKGYNITNYTHRQLVIEIIKHLTTNDEDTPKWSTLFKDIDAHKGQLTFSVITSQAKKDSIFSIIQVEDEKKLQQIAELAKDPDFDRILKLGREAIEREERELNDFQFKKELGNFVEDVLQNELNDILGDVELKISEPVSNEQGGQDLKVQLNGNTLYYIEVKSRWSTERSVLMSTLQHRTSYEQQNHYALCVAEMTMFTENAKKHEYPSFEEIKNHLTFVDNIGVLNERLKDATLDMDNQVHVAGGYQVLISQDVIRANGKTFTEFISALKKIVKAELGKDNHSLISMGTE; encoded by the coding sequence ATGACAGAAGTAGAGTATCTAGAATCCGTTCAGAGGTCAAAGAATGAGGCACATGAGGAAACGATGTGGGGAAAACCCGCGCGAGACATTGTAACAGGTATTGGAAACAATAATGGAGTAGATCCAGTACGTGCCATTTGGGAATTGGTGCAAAATGCACGCGATGTAACGTCTAATGGCAGAAGAGCCAAGATTGTGTTTACACGCAGGGAGAACGAACTGGTGTTTCGGCATGATGGAATACCGTTCACCCACAAAACCATCGAGGCATTGATTCTGCAGACTAGTTCAAAGGTGAGTAGTAATAATGTGCAGGTGGGGCAGTACGGCACAGGGTTTCTGACCACCCATTTGTTCGGGCTAAAATTCAATCTGACAGCACCTCTGCTTACTTCCGATGAGTTCAAAAGGTACTATAAGATAGAAAATTTCGAGATTGATCGTTCAGCAACCGACAAGGATGTGATGAAGGATAAACTCAAAAAGCAATGGAACAAGACGCAGGATTGGGGAAAAGTGTATGCAGAAACTACAGACGAACCATATCCTTTTACCGAATTCCGTTATCAGCATGAGGGCGATCGCGCCCGACTGAATACTGCAGCAGCCTTTGCCAAGGCTCCTGCAATGGCTCCATATGTGTTGATGCTCAACAATAATGTGGAGAGCATTGAACTGGTAGATGAGATAAAGCAAGAATCGGTGAAGTTCATGATGGCAGTCAAAGAGGCTGAGTATGTAGAAAGTCTGACAGACGGAAAGATTTACAAGAATAAGGTTGTACGCACCATAACAAATCAGGCGACAAACGAGTCGAGCGACAAGACCTTTTTCATTTATTGGATAGCCAGCAATGAGCAGACTGGAGATGAACCTAAACGTGAAAAAGTTTCGGTAATACTCCCAATCACCGAAGATGCAGACGGTAGCAGGCGTGTTATCCGCTTTGATAAGGATGTACCACAGATATTCATCTATCTGCCTTTGTTGGGTACAGAGGATTGGGGCTTCAATTTCATCCTACATTCGTCTCTCTTTACTTGTGACAAAGACAGTCGCGATAGCCTCCGATTGGTGGGTAATGGTCAGAACAACGATGATCAAGCAGAAAGCAACCGACAAATTATAGAGCTTGCCAACAAACTGATTTGGCAATATATTATCGCAAAACACTCTACACTTGCTGATGCAAAATACCTTTTGCGCGATTCCTTCCACACCCATCAGAGTGACGAAGAGTTAGCCAAGTATTATATCGAACTTCAGAAGGCTTGGCGAAAGAAGTTTGAAACACTCTGCATAGTAGATGGCAATCCATCAGGTAAGAATAAAGTTTCTGCCATAAAAGTGCTTGACGAAACTTTGTCTAGAGCCTGTGAGGAAGATGCCTCCCTACTTGATGCGGTCTATGGTCTGATTAATAAGTCCAAAGGCTGGACGGTTTCCCGAAAGGAAGATATGCTCTATTGGAGCAATACCATCAATCGCTGGTATCGTGATGATACGAATACATATGCACTCACGATTGACAATCTGGTTGCTGCCATACCTGCTCTTGAAATTACTATCGATGATGTTAGCTGGCTGTTGCGATTATGTAAATACATAGTCAACATCAAGCGTGATGATCTGCTCGATACCTATACGTTGATACCAAACGATAATTTCAAACTCCAGAAAAAGACTCCTTTGGTAAAACCGATTCAGATAGACAAGGTTGTTCGCGATTTGCTCGACGTGATGGTACCTGAGACTGTGGAGACATTCGTTCATCCTTCGTTTGCGGATGTATGCACCTTTACAACCTTCGGGTATGATAAGGTGAAAAGCGCAATCTCAACATACATTACCGAACACAATAGTAATCAGAACGGACAGCGCTCGGCTATCAAGAATCAAAAGTATCAGGATATGTTGATAACAACAAAAAAGTTCGATAGCAAACCATATTCAGACAAGCAATATACTGATAATGTGGTAAAGCGAATCCTCGGTCTGTACAAAGCTTTACTCAAAGATGATGCCGTAGGCATTGAAAATCAACTTTATCCACTCTTCTTGGAATACTATAGTATCAATCAGAATGAGGATATTGCGTCAATAGATAACAACCTATACGATTTTGATGTCCGGCAGTTATTTACAGCTCTCATATACGACTCTCTGTTTCGATTTACCGTTGGCGAGAGTAAGGCATCACATGCCACATGGGTGAAGACTATGGTTGAGATCCTATACAAATATCAAGATCAGCGGTCGTACCTCGACAACTATCAGGTCTATCCTGACCAGATGGGCGTTTATAAATATGCCAGTTGGTTGAAGAAAAAGCCTATCGATGTTCCTGATCGTGCCTTGGAGATTTACGATACCATCATTGATCCTAACGTAAGCGTCAAGTCGGAATTAGTTGCCAAAGATTACCAAGATTACTTTGTTGGTACTAGCGTGCTAGAGGCGATAACCTATTGTAACAAGATAGAGGACGAGTTGGAAAAAAAGGGTTATAATATCACAAATTATACCCATCGTCAGTTGGTGATTGAAATCATAAAACATCTCACAACTAACGACGAAGATACTCCGAAGTGGAGTACATTGTTCAAAGATATTGACGCGCATAAGGGACAGTTGACATTCTCTGTCATTACCAGTCAAGCTAAGAAGGATAGCATCTTCTCCATCATTCAGGTGGAAGATGAGAAGAAGCTTCAACAGATAGCCGAATTAGCAAAGGATCCGGACTTTGATAGGATCTTAAAACTAGGACGTGAAGCCATTGAGCGAGAGGAACGTGAGTTGAACGACTTTCAGTTCAAGAAGGAACTTGGAAACTTTGTAGAGGATGTGCTTCAGAATGAACTCAATGATATTCTTGGAGATGTAGAATTGAAGATATCGGAACCTGTGAGTAACGAACAGGGAGGACAGGATCTGAAGGTGCAACTGAATGGTAATACCCTTTATTATATAGAGGTCAAGTCGCGATGGTCAACCGAACGATCCGTATTGATGAGTACCCTTCAACATCGTACTTCCTACGAACAGCAAAACCATTACGCTCTTTGTGTAGCAGAAATGACTATGTTTACCGAAAACGCGAAAAAGCACGAATACCCATCGTTTGAGGAAATCAAGAACCATCTGACCTTTGTTGATAATATTGGTGTTCTGAATGAACGACTGAAGGATGCTACTCTTGATATGGACAATCAGGTTCATGTGGCAGGTGGCTATCAAGTACTTATTTCGCAAGACGTGATTAGAGCAAACGGCAAGACCTTTACAGAGTTTATATCTGCCTTGAAGAAAATTGTTAAAGCTGAATTGGGAAAGGATAATCATAGTTTGATAAGTATGGGAACTGAGTAG